The Streptomyces griseiscabiei genomic sequence CGCTTTCGGGGCGGGACGGAGTCCGTAGAACGCCGTCGCGGTGTCGTGGAGGACGGCACGCGTCTCGCTCTCGGAGCAGTCGAGCAGGAGTTCCTCGACGGTGGCGGCCCAGCGGTTCCAGCCGCCCGCCAGGAGACAGACGGGCCAGTCGGAGCCGAACATGAGCCGCCGCGGGCCGAAGGCGGAGAGCAGGGTGTCCCACACCGGCCGGATGTCGTCGAGGGTCCACTTGTCGTGGTCGGCCTCGGTGATGAGACCCGACACCTTGCAGTGCACCTGCGGATGGCCGGCCAGCCGGCGTATCCGCCGTTCCCAGTCGGCGAGTTCACCCCTGGCGAGGGGAGGCTTGCCCGCGTGGTCGAGGACCAGCGGCAGACCGGGGACACGCTCGGCGAGGCGGATCGCCTGGGGCAGTTGATGGTCCCGGACCAGCAGGTCGTAGCCGAGTCCCAGGTCGCGTATCCTGCACAGCCCCGACTCCACGACCGGGCGCTGCAGCCAGTCGGGGTCCGGCTCGTCCTGGACGACATGGCGCACGGCCCGCAGGTGTTCGCCGCCGGGTCCACCGCGGAGCCGGTCGAGCATGTCGCCGATCGCGAGGGACGTCAGGTCCAGCCACCCCACGACCCCGCCGATCAGGGGTTCCGTGTCGGCCAGGGCGAGCAGTTCCCGTGTCTCGGCCAGCGAGGTCACACACTGCACGACGACCGTGCGCACCAGGCGCTCCCCGGCGATCGCCCGGGTCGCGTCGGCACGGAGGCGCTGTGCGTCGAAGGACCGCCGGAGAGGGGCGTGCCGGGGCTCGTCCAGCCAGGGCTGAGGGCGCCGGTCGAGGTCCCATACATGGTGGTGGGCGTCGATCAGGCCGGGGCCGGCACTCTCAGACACGGGAGATCCAGACCGGGCCGTCGGGGTAGAGGTACTCCTTCAGGGACTCGGGATGCATCTGCGCGCTCAGCCCGGGCACGCTCGGCGCGAGGTAGTGGCCGTCGGCGATGCGCACCGGGTCGACGAAGTGCTCGTGCAGGTGGTCGACGTACTCGATGACCCGGTCCTCCGTCGTGCCGGAGACGGCGACGAAGTCGAACATCGACAGGTGCTGCACCATCTCGCACAGGCCCACACCGCCCGCGTGCGGGCAGACCGGCACCCCGAACTTCGCGGCGAGCAGCAGGATGGCGATGTTCTCGTTGACACCACCGACCCGGGCGGAGTCGATCTGCACGATGTCCACCGCGCCGGCCTGGAGCAACTGCTTGAAGACGACCCGGTTGGCCACGTGCTCCCCGGTGGCGACCTTGATCGGAGTCACGGCCGCGCGGACGGCGGCGTGGCCGAGGATGTCGTCGGGGGAGGTGGGCTCCTCGATCCAGTACGGCTGGTACGGGGCGAGGGCGCGCATCCAGTCGATGGCGGGCTGGATGTCCCATCTCTGGTTGGCGTCCACGGCGATGCGGACGGAGTCGCCGACGGTCTCGCGGGCGGTCCGCATCCGCCGTACGTCGTCCTCCAGGTCCGCCCCGACCTTCAGCTTGATCTGGGTGAAACCGTCGGCGACGGCCTCGCGGGCGAGGCGGGCCAGCTTCTCGTCGGAGTAGCCGAGCCAGCCGGGGGTGGTGGTGTAGGCGGGGTAGCCGCGTTCCAGCAGCGCGGCGGTGCGCTCCTCGCGGCCCGGCTCCGCCTTGCGCAGGATGTCCAGTGCCTCGTCGGGGGTGAGGGCGTCGCTGAGCCAGCGGAAGTCGACCTGGGCGACCAGTTCCTCGGGGGACATCTCCGCGAGCAACCGCCAGACGGGCTTGCCCGCCCGCTTGGCGGCCAGGTCCCAGGCGGCGTTGACGACCGCGCCGGTGGCCATGTGGATGGCGCCCTTCTCCGGGCCGAGCCAGCGCAGTTGGGGGTCGTGGACCAGGGAGCGCGAGAACTCCCCGAGGTCGCCGCAGACCTCCTCGACCGAGCGGCCGACGACGTGGGGGGCGAGCGTGGCGATGGCGGCGGCCTGGGCGTCGTTGCCGCGGCCGGTGGTGAAGGCCAGGGCATGACCCTCCAGACCGTCACCGGCGTCGGTGCGCAGGACGACGTAGGCGGCGGAGTAGTCGGGTTCGGGGTTCATCGCGTCCGACCCGTCCAGGTGCTCGGACGTCGGGAAACGCACGTCCAGGACATCCAGGGCGATGATGCGGGCGGACGGGGACAGGGCAGAGGGCATGGGGGCAACTCCTGTGAAGGCGCCGAGCGTGCTCGGGCGGTGACGTGGACGCGGGTCGTCCGGCCTGCGGAGGCGGGCGCGGCGGTCTACTCCTGGACCTTGCCGCCGGTGATGCGGGAGATGGTCAACGC encodes the following:
- a CDS encoding amidohydrolase family protein → MSESAGPGLIDAHHHVWDLDRRPQPWLDEPRHAPLRRSFDAQRLRADATRAIAGERLVRTVVVQCVTSLAETRELLALADTEPLIGGVVGWLDLTSLAIGDMLDRLRGGPGGEHLRAVRHVVQDEPDPDWLQRPVVESGLCRIRDLGLGYDLLVRDHQLPQAIRLAERVPGLPLVLDHAGKPPLARGELADWERRIRRLAGHPQVHCKVSGLITEADHDKWTLDDIRPVWDTLLSAFGPRRLMFGSDWPVCLLAGGWNRWAATVEELLLDCSESETRAVLHDTATAFYGLRPAPKATARRTQPCS
- a CDS encoding L-fuconate dehydratase, which gives rise to MPSALSPSARIIALDVLDVRFPTSEHLDGSDAMNPEPDYSAAYVVLRTDAGDGLEGHALAFTTGRGNDAQAAAIATLAPHVVGRSVEEVCGDLGEFSRSLVHDPQLRWLGPEKGAIHMATGAVVNAAWDLAAKRAGKPVWRLLAEMSPEELVAQVDFRWLSDALTPDEALDILRKAEPGREERTAALLERGYPAYTTTPGWLGYSDEKLARLAREAVADGFTQIKLKVGADLEDDVRRMRTARETVGDSVRIAVDANQRWDIQPAIDWMRALAPYQPYWIEEPTSPDDILGHAAVRAAVTPIKVATGEHVANRVVFKQLLQAGAVDIVQIDSARVGGVNENIAILLLAAKFGVPVCPHAGGVGLCEMVQHLSMFDFVAVSGTTEDRVIEYVDHLHEHFVDPVRIADGHYLAPSVPGLSAQMHPESLKEYLYPDGPVWISRV